One genomic window of Spirochaetae bacterium HGW-Spirochaetae-1 includes the following:
- a CDS encoding cytidine deaminase encodes MRDRPSWDDYFMKIAEDVATRSTCIRRNVGAVVVKDKRILTTGYNGPPSGISHCTPETCLRTKFNVPSGERHELCRGLHAEQNAIIQAAYHGVQIRNGIIYVTHQPCSICTKMLINSGITKFIFNSPYVDPLADEMVKEAGIEMIVFQKKPS; translated from the coding sequence ATGAGAGACCGCCCTTCATGGGATGATTATTTTATGAAAATTGCCGAAGATGTGGCAACTCGCTCCACTTGCATACGCCGCAACGTAGGCGCGGTCGTTGTCAAGGATAAAAGAATACTTACTACCGGTTATAACGGCCCGCCCAGCGGCATATCTCACTGCACACCTGAAACCTGTCTGAGAACCAAATTTAATGTCCCTTCAGGAGAAAGACACGAGCTTTGCCGCGGGCTCCATGCGGAACAGAACGCCATAATCCAGGCCGCGTATCATGGCGTTCAGATCAGGAACGGAATCATATATGTTACCCATCAGCCATGCTCCATTTGCACGAAGATGCTCATTAATAGTGGCATCACAAAATTTATATTCAATTCACCCTATGTTGATCCGCTGGCCGATGAAATGGTAAAAGAAGCCGGTATTGAAATGATTGTCTTTCAAAAAAAACCTTCATAA
- a CDS encoding acetyl-CoA C-acyltransferase (Catalyzes the synthesis of acetoacetyl coenzyme A from two molecules of acetyl coenzyme A. It can also act as a thiolase, catalyzing the reverse reaction and generating two-carbon units from the four-carbon product of fatty acid oxidation) — MRDVYIVESVRTPGCRRNKGALAQTRPESLIVHALQQLMVRAKVEKAAVEDIMLGCAFPEAEQGLNLGRIAAQMAGFPDETTGAIVNRFCSSGLEAIALSAMRIMTGMADVCIGAGCESMSIVPMGGNMPRPHPEWAKENPDVYISMGITAENVARRYNITREMQDEFAFHSNMKAAEAQKNGYFTEIVETPAVKYVTQKDGSVKKETFMQNFDDGVRAETTVEGLGKLRGAFSTANPTIANSGTVTAGNSSQTTDGAAATLLMSEDGLKKYGVKPVAKFKLYAVAGCKADEMGVGPKYAIPKLLKMAGLDINDMIKNGIFELNEAFASQALYCAQEIGIGDKKYFLSDSKERIINVNGGAIALGHPLGCTGAKLAATLIANMKRLGKKYGIESMCIGGGMGAAGLFELVD; from the coding sequence ATGAGAGACGTATATATTGTTGAATCAGTAAGAACCCCCGGTTGTCGACGTAACAAGGGTGCTCTTGCACAGACCAGGCCTGAGTCTTTAATTGTTCACGCGCTGCAGCAGCTTATGGTTCGCGCCAAAGTTGAAAAAGCCGCCGTTGAAGACATCATGCTCGGATGCGCATTCCCCGAGGCCGAACAGGGGCTTAACCTCGGTCGGATCGCCGCCCAGATGGCGGGATTCCCCGATGAAACAACAGGAGCAATAGTAAACCGTTTTTGCTCTTCCGGTCTGGAAGCCATAGCTCTTTCAGCGATGAGGATCATGACGGGAATGGCAGATGTTTGCATCGGAGCGGGCTGTGAGTCCATGTCCATAGTACCTATGGGCGGCAACATGCCTCGTCCTCACCCCGAGTGGGCAAAGGAAAATCCCGATGTTTACATTTCAATGGGTATCACGGCGGAAAATGTTGCACGCCGCTACAATATCACCCGTGAAATGCAGGATGAATTCGCATTTCATTCAAACATGAAAGCTGCCGAAGCTCAGAAGAACGGCTATTTTACAGAGATCGTTGAAACACCTGCCGTCAAGTATGTGACACAGAAAGACGGTTCTGTAAAAAAAGAAACCTTCATGCAGAATTTTGATGACGGTGTAAGAGCCGAAACAACAGTTGAAGGACTTGGCAAGCTGAGAGGCGCTTTTTCTACTGCCAACCCAACTATTGCTAACAGCGGAACTGTAACAGCCGGTAACAGCTCACAGACCACTGACGGCGCAGCCGCTACCCTGCTTATGAGCGAAGATGGCCTGAAAAAATACGGCGTAAAACCCGTAGCCAAATTCAAACTCTATGCAGTTGCCGGATGTAAAGCTGACGAAATGGGTGTTGGCCCGAAATATGCCATTCCCAAGCTTCTGAAAATGGCCGGTTTGGACATCAATGATATGATTAAAAACGGCATCTTCGAGCTTAACGAAGCTTTTGCATCACAGGCACTTTATTGCGCACAGGAAATCGGCATTGGAGACAAAAAATACTTCCTGTCCGACAGCAAAGAAAGAATCATAAACGTCAATGGTGGAGCTATTGCTCTCGGTCACCCTCTGGGATGCACCGGCGCAAAACTTGCTGCTACTCTCATTGCCAACATGAAGAGACTTGGTAAGAAATATGGTATCGAGTCCATGTGTATAGGCGGCGGAATGGGCGCAGCTGGTCTTTTTGAACTTGTTGACTAA